A portion of the Leptospira barantonii genome contains these proteins:
- a CDS encoding HEAT repeat domain-containing protein, with translation MVSISIPAAETPKDEFKEKVIGFSKAQAVAISEIRSRNRLDLVKELPAIFQNESVEERTQIAVLKLFSELEELDSLAPNWTNALDSVFQKTTNVTLKKEILLLAEKKKEKRLIYSVISAFSDPETPVRTLSYRLMHLLKDDRALPILLDMSLSKDPVQRMYFLESSLIIKDERIQNQIHKLANDESSGVRKKYLIAINRLGMTEKFSQFQKSATSDPDDDVKMVALEILKNKKNRQYISLFYKGLTDSNPDLRRISLEALLIFQDKQGAKAISDQLTKEDTLFLKARMIDLLLDLGNNGGGQGILAVLTNGEEPELRTKAAYAVGKLGANTSAAELTKILSEEKENMVKWQLIHSLGELKEKNAVPALLVLARNSREKLNLRIEAVSTIRAINDPDSLPSIFEAYVSENEKTLRVELENTMREILSLKFPPKVP, from the coding sequence ATCGTATCGATTTCGATCCCGGCCGCCGAAACTCCCAAGGATGAATTTAAGGAAAAGGTAATAGGCTTTTCCAAGGCGCAAGCCGTTGCGATTTCCGAAATCCGTTCCAGAAATCGTTTGGATCTCGTGAAAGAACTTCCGGCGATCTTTCAAAACGAATCGGTGGAAGAACGAACTCAGATTGCGGTCTTAAAACTTTTCTCCGAATTGGAAGAACTTGATTCCTTGGCGCCGAATTGGACGAACGCATTGGATTCCGTTTTTCAAAAGACGACTAACGTGACTTTGAAAAAGGAAATTCTTCTTTTGGCGGAAAAGAAAAAGGAAAAAAGACTGATCTATTCGGTGATCTCCGCGTTCAGCGATCCCGAAACTCCCGTAAGAACGCTGAGTTATCGTTTGATGCATCTTTTAAAGGACGACCGCGCGCTTCCGATCTTGCTCGATATGTCCTTGTCCAAGGATCCGGTACAAAGAATGTATTTTCTCGAATCTTCTTTGATCATCAAGGACGAACGGATTCAAAATCAAATTCATAAACTTGCAAACGACGAAAGTTCCGGCGTTCGTAAAAAATACCTGATCGCGATCAATCGACTCGGGATGACCGAAAAATTCTCGCAGTTTCAAAAGTCAGCGACGAGCGATCCCGACGACGACGTTAAGATGGTCGCGTTGGAAATTCTCAAAAACAAAAAGAACCGCCAATACATCTCGCTATTTTATAAGGGACTTACGGATTCCAATCCCGATCTCAGAAGAATTTCTTTGGAAGCGCTTTTGATCTTTCAGGACAAACAAGGAGCCAAGGCAATTTCCGATCAACTCACGAAGGAAGACACTTTGTTTCTCAAGGCGAGAATGATCGATCTTCTTTTGGATCTGGGAAACAACGGCGGTGGTCAGGGGATTCTCGCGGTATTGACGAACGGAGAAGAACCCGAACTCAGAACCAAGGCCGCGTACGCAGTTGGAAAACTCGGTGCGAACACGAGCGCGGCCGAACTCACGAAAATTCTTTCTGAAGAAAAAGAGAACATGGTCAAGTGGCAACTCATTCATTCCTTGGGAGAATTGAAGGAGAAGAACGCCGTTCCCGCGTTGCTCGTTCTTGCCAGAAACTCGAGGGAAAAGTTAAATTTGAGAATCGAAGCGGTTTCGACGATCCGCGCGATCAACGATCCGGATAGTCTTCCTTCTATCTTTGAAGCATACGTTTCCGAAAACGAAAAAACTCTCCGCGTCGAACTGGAAAACACGATGCGTGAAATCCTCAGCCTGAAATTTCCTCCGAAAGTTCCATAA
- a CDS encoding helix-turn-helix domain-containing protein yields MFGLDFGSFVIASGLVQSVLLGFFFKRSDRSGRNSSLLGWAFLLLSVLLALGLAFQTGLVLEFPHLSRVGHPLGALAAPLFAIALQKYFGYPKERRIWILLFFAVPTLIFLYSIPHYAMGWDEKLAYVLEDRKSPHLECTVIGAVTLFFNILIFTRIYYRLGGFEEEFSRAAIREVSVFRKFVLVCVFLLAVSILFFVLFPGLRSETISNAALGIWIIVFAWFRVYSENAESVSEEKEESKYKKAYLSEEIVTENGKRIFQMLNEQKSYLDPDFDLASLSKSLGISAHAASQVIGRYFGKGFLELCREFKIAKAEQLLKETDLPILRIGLDAGFNSKTSFLRAFKEEKGMTPSEFREK; encoded by the coding sequence TTGTTCGGTTTAGATTTTGGCTCCTTTGTGATCGCCTCCGGGTTGGTTCAGTCCGTTTTACTCGGATTCTTTTTCAAACGATCGGATCGATCCGGAAGAAACTCGTCCTTATTGGGTTGGGCGTTTTTACTTTTGTCCGTTCTATTGGCGCTCGGTCTTGCGTTTCAAACCGGACTTGTATTGGAGTTCCCGCATTTATCCAGGGTAGGGCATCCGTTGGGCGCGTTGGCGGCCCCTCTTTTTGCGATCGCACTTCAGAAATACTTCGGATATCCCAAAGAAAGAAGAATTTGGATTCTTCTGTTTTTCGCGGTTCCCACGTTGATCTTTTTATATTCGATTCCGCATTACGCGATGGGTTGGGACGAAAAACTTGCCTATGTATTGGAAGACCGAAAGTCCCCGCATTTGGAATGTACTGTGATCGGAGCGGTAACGTTATTTTTTAATATTCTAATCTTCACGAGAATCTATTACAGATTGGGAGGATTCGAGGAAGAATTCTCCCGTGCCGCAATCCGAGAAGTTTCCGTGTTTCGAAAGTTCGTATTGGTATGCGTGTTTCTTTTGGCGGTTTCGATTTTATTCTTCGTTTTGTTTCCGGGTCTTCGATCGGAAACGATTTCAAACGCCGCACTCGGGATCTGGATCATCGTGTTCGCTTGGTTTCGGGTATATTCCGAAAATGCGGAGTCCGTTTCCGAGGAAAAGGAAGAATCGAAATACAAAAAAGCGTATCTGAGCGAGGAAATCGTAACGGAGAATGGAAAACGAATATTCCAAATGTTGAATGAACAAAAATCCTATTTGGACCCGGATTTCGATTTGGCAAGTCTTTCCAAGTCTCTCGGGATCTCCGCACACGCCGCTTCTCAGGTGATCGGAAGATATTTCGGAAAAGGATTTTTGGAACTCTGCAGAGAATTTAAGATCGCAAAAGCGGAACAACTTTTGAAAGAAACCGATCTTCCGATTTTAAGAATCGGTTTGGATGCGGGGTTCAATTCGAAAACAAGTTTTTTAAGAGCCTTCAAAGAAGAGAAGGGAATGACTCCGAGCGAGTTTCGAGAAAAATAA
- a CDS encoding PaaI family thioesterase, which yields MSESILTTSEEHYRKLEKMYNGAPVNEYFKPTLTISKGASELRIQIREDFFHAAGATHGVVYFKAADDAAFFAANSLVKGGFVLTSTFNLTLLRPIQSGILLAKGLVVQNASHQIIAEATLWDERGREIGRGIGNFAKSSIPLTPEMGYKL from the coding sequence ATGTCAGAGTCCATCTTAACAACCTCAGAAGAACACTATAGAAAATTAGAGAAAATGTACAACGGCGCTCCGGTGAACGAATATTTTAAACCGACACTCACCATATCCAAAGGCGCCAGCGAACTTAGAATTCAAATTCGAGAAGATTTCTTTCACGCGGCGGGTGCGACCCACGGTGTTGTTTACTTCAAGGCGGCGGACGACGCGGCTTTTTTTGCGGCGAATTCTCTTGTAAAGGGAGGTTTTGTTCTTACCTCCACTTTCAATCTTACCTTGCTCCGGCCGATTCAATCCGGAATTTTATTGGCGAAGGGTTTGGTGGTCCAAAACGCTTCTCATCAGATCATCGCAGAGGCGACTCTTTGGGACGAAAGAGGAAGGGAAATCGGAAGAGGGATCGGTAATTTTGCGAAGAGCTCGATTCCTTTAACTCCGGAAATGGGTTATAAGCTGTAA
- a CDS encoding DUF1566 domain-containing protein, whose protein sequence is MRFILILLAALQFVFCVKPPGKPDPPYVMLQYLQNVNSSQNGDNQPPAEECPTGFSNFDANAISDTGQVNCYGGGGGGVSIPCTAGGEDADYNNIPNARSFVGPTQYCKYAADYTTLDTLHGLTWKSCVQGQSGSNCGIGVPTSITWTDANAGLPGSCVELNTLNAGKGYAGKTNWRIPTVRELASLLHYTNNPHIDSQFPNTFSGISYWTNTIDPLNLGSNFVIRIDAPNLGFYSNTQGSIINLRCVSGNTISPFAFVDNGDGTVTDSNTNLLWMKCVDGTAGPGCAGAASAIDWNVARNTCELSNFAGRNNWRLPNPNELLSIADYTQPVAPLIHPIFPNSPGSHWTSTTFDNMKTSALLFDFTNGLLGSNDKSSSLSVRCVTAN, encoded by the coding sequence ATGAGATTCATACTTATTTTATTAGCGGCGTTGCAGTTCGTCTTCTGCGTAAAACCTCCGGGCAAACCGGATCCTCCCTACGTCATGTTGCAATATCTACAGAACGTAAATTCTTCCCAGAACGGGGACAATCAACCTCCCGCGGAAGAATGTCCGACCGGATTTTCCAACTTCGACGCGAACGCAATCTCCGATACGGGACAAGTCAACTGTTACGGCGGTGGAGGCGGCGGAGTTAGTATTCCTTGCACGGCGGGCGGAGAAGACGCGGATTACAATAACATTCCCAACGCGAGAAGTTTCGTAGGACCTACACAATATTGCAAATACGCGGCCGATTATACGACTCTCGACACGCTTCATGGTCTCACTTGGAAGTCTTGTGTTCAGGGACAATCCGGTTCGAATTGCGGGATCGGAGTTCCGACTTCGATCACTTGGACGGACGCAAATGCAGGTCTTCCCGGAAGTTGCGTGGAATTGAACACTCTCAATGCTGGAAAGGGATACGCGGGAAAAACGAATTGGAGAATTCCCACTGTGAGAGAACTCGCTTCTTTGTTGCACTACACGAACAATCCGCACATTGACAGCCAATTCCCGAATACGTTTTCGGGCATCAGCTATTGGACCAATACGATCGATCCACTGAATCTAGGAAGCAATTTCGTAATCCGTATTGACGCTCCGAATCTCGGATTCTATTCAAACACACAAGGATCGATCATCAACCTTCGTTGTGTTTCGGGAAATACGATATCTCCTTTTGCCTTTGTGGACAACGGAGACGGAACGGTCACGGATTCGAATACGAATCTTCTTTGGATGAAATGTGTGGATGGAACAGCCGGACCTGGATGCGCAGGTGCGGCGAGCGCGATCGATTGGAACGTCGCCCGCAATACATGCGAACTCTCGAATTTTGCCGGAAGAAACAATTGGAGGCTTCCAAACCCGAACGAACTTTTAAGTATCGCGGATTATACACAACCAGTCGCACCTTTGATCCATCCGATCTTTCCAAACAGCCCCGGTTCTCATTGGACCTCGACCACGTTTGACAATATGAAAACGTCGGCTCTTCTTTTCGACTTTACAAACGGACTACTGGGATCGAACGACAAAAGCAGTTCTCTCTCGGTCCGTTGTGTTACAGCAAACTAA
- a CDS encoding DUF1566 domain-containing protein gives MNIKYILFLLSIYTFHFSCIAQPPDKPDPPYTLLNYLINPTNSNGSGTTTPTPPSPSYNPSTISDTGQTQCYNNAGAVVACTGTGQDGEFSNVPNIRSFTGPTQHSQYTNDYTTLDSLRGLVWKTCPEGQTGGACVGLANQISITNALLGGPGSCQALNGLNGGNGYAGKNNWRIPLIQEFFPLYLYTTVPIHMETTQFPNADMSALYIANTDDATNAAQAWQFDFLNMTNTRTFVKNANGLLRCVSGNPPPAQSFQVNTGALLGTVTDRNTNLLWVKCPFGKSATTCAVGVLFVGNLNSAYTNCNNLVYAGRSDWRLPNINELLSLVDHSIAATPVVPTATFPNFPGAVFWSSTTNPNIPIENLTIDFSNGTIAGTAKTVGARAICVTN, from the coding sequence ATGAACATTAAATACATTCTATTTTTATTGAGTATTTATACATTCCATTTTTCTTGTATAGCACAGCCACCGGACAAACCGGATCCTCCGTATACGCTTCTCAATTATCTGATCAATCCTACCAATTCGAACGGATCGGGGACTACCACGCCGACTCCTCCGTCCCCTTCTTATAACCCAAGTACGATCAGCGACACGGGACAAACACAATGCTACAACAATGCGGGCGCCGTAGTCGCCTGCACGGGAACGGGACAAGATGGAGAATTTTCCAACGTCCCCAACATCCGTTCGTTTACCGGGCCGACACAACATTCTCAATATACGAACGATTACACGACCTTGGACAGTCTTCGCGGTCTCGTATGGAAAACTTGTCCCGAAGGTCAAACCGGCGGGGCATGCGTCGGACTTGCCAATCAAATTTCTATCACCAACGCCTTGTTAGGTGGTCCAGGTTCTTGCCAAGCTCTCAACGGCTTGAACGGAGGAAACGGTTACGCGGGAAAAAACAACTGGAGAATTCCACTCATCCAAGAATTCTTCCCTCTGTATCTTTATACGACCGTGCCGATTCACATGGAAACGACTCAATTTCCGAACGCTGACATGAGTGCGTTGTATATAGCGAATACGGACGACGCAACGAACGCGGCTCAAGCTTGGCAGTTTGATTTTTTGAATATGACGAACACAAGAACCTTTGTAAAGAACGCAAACGGTCTGCTTCGATGTGTTTCCGGAAATCCACCGCCTGCACAGTCGTTTCAAGTGAATACGGGAGCCTTGCTCGGAACCGTAACGGATCGAAACACGAATCTTCTCTGGGTGAAATGTCCGTTCGGCAAATCCGCTACAACTTGCGCAGTGGGAGTTCTATTCGTGGGGAATTTGAATTCGGCTTATACCAACTGCAACAACTTGGTTTATGCGGGAAGAAGCGACTGGAGATTGCCGAACATCAATGAATTACTCAGCCTCGTAGATCATTCGATTGCGGCCACTCCCGTCGTTCCGACTGCGACCTTTCCCAATTTTCCCGGGGCGGTTTTTTGGTCCTCCACGACGAATCCAAACATTCCAATCGAAAACTTAACGATCGATTTTTCAAACGGAACCATAGCCGGAACGGCAAAAACGGTCGGAGCACGAGCGATTTGTGTAACGAACTGA
- a CDS encoding host attachment protein, with protein MKNKWVVVANRSEAKIFEYKGSRNGLELLESIENPKGRMKNRELILEASGPGKSAKAQRVAFDTESVQEPKRRVAESFASQISDVISQGRKSNRFLSLVLVSEPRFLGMILDKMDRKSQSMIFHKMGKDLAATNNREILSHLRGILV; from the coding sequence ATGAAGAATAAATGGGTGGTGGTCGCAAACCGATCCGAAGCGAAAATCTTCGAGTATAAAGGATCTCGGAACGGACTCGAGCTTCTCGAAAGCATCGAAAATCCGAAAGGAAGAATGAAAAATCGAGAACTCATTCTCGAGGCTTCCGGTCCGGGCAAAAGCGCAAAGGCACAGAGAGTCGCATTCGATACGGAATCCGTACAAGAGCCGAAACGAAGAGTTGCGGAATCTTTTGCGAGTCAGATTTCAGACGTGATTTCTCAAGGAAGAAAATCCAATCGTTTTCTCAGTCTCGTTCTCGTTTCCGAACCCCGGTTTCTCGGAATGATTTTGGATAAGATGGATCGTAAGTCCCAGTCTATGATCTTTCATAAGATGGGAAAGGACCTCGCCGCGACGAACAACCGCGAGATACTATCGCATCTTAGGGGGATTCTCGTTTAG
- a CDS encoding glycerol kinase 5, which produces MANSQGKYVLSIDSGGSGIRAFLLDRKGKIVERQYEKTPPNIPTAGALEHDPEVLWKALLSLLKKIQKNKQAAKEIAALGICNQRGSFLLWEKSSGKPLTPLISWADVRSHQTAEAMNRNFIWNLIRFVSTIIGRLTNHPMMIATSMLRFTTDHATCRLKWVLDGNPELKQRCKKGEVLFGTLDTWFIYKLTGGKQHLTDSSNAVATGMFNPFQLIWNQPIFTIFGIPSNLFPEVKDSNGDFGNSLPEFLGGNSVPIRASIGDQMAALFGQCCFEPGEVKISQGSGAFVDINIGPKAKLSRRGLFPMIAWRIDGKTTYMLEGFVATAGTLIDWLGKGIGLSDTPKVLNELASQAEDTEGIVFIPTPTGARFPYFNPRAKASVIGLSLASHRRHVARAVLEGISLSLYEILEGIQRDTKVKIKEIKVDGGVSQSDILLQCLSDFSNVRVDRAPEPDMTATGAAYLAGLSIGFWKNLEELKGLQKGYKSFEPKMDPAKRTQKIQRWKKAVAATLSIE; this is translated from the coding sequence ATGGCCAATTCGCAGGGCAAATACGTGCTTTCCATCGACAGCGGTGGAAGCGGGATCCGCGCGTTCTTACTGGACCGCAAAGGAAAGATCGTCGAAAGACAATACGAAAAAACTCCTCCGAACATTCCCACGGCCGGGGCTTTGGAACACGACCCCGAAGTTTTATGGAAGGCCCTTCTTTCCTTATTGAAAAAAATCCAGAAGAACAAACAAGCCGCGAAAGAAATCGCCGCATTAGGAATTTGTAATCAACGAGGTTCCTTTCTTCTTTGGGAAAAATCCTCGGGCAAACCTCTGACACCTTTGATCAGCTGGGCGGACGTTCGTTCTCATCAAACCGCCGAAGCGATGAACCGCAATTTTATCTGGAACCTGATTCGTTTCGTCTCCACGATCATAGGAAGATTGACCAATCATCCTATGATGATCGCGACTTCCATGTTGAGATTCACAACCGATCACGCGACCTGCAGATTGAAATGGGTTTTGGACGGGAATCCCGAACTCAAACAAAGATGTAAGAAGGGAGAAGTTCTGTTTGGAACCTTGGACACTTGGTTCATCTATAAACTCACGGGCGGCAAACAACACCTAACGGATTCGTCTAACGCGGTCGCTACGGGAATGTTCAATCCGTTTCAGTTGATCTGGAATCAACCGATCTTCACTATATTTGGGATTCCTTCGAATCTGTTTCCGGAAGTAAAGGACAGCAACGGGGATTTCGGAAATTCTTTACCGGAGTTTCTCGGAGGAAATTCGGTTCCGATCCGCGCTTCCATCGGAGATCAGATGGCCGCTCTGTTCGGACAATGTTGTTTCGAACCGGGTGAAGTAAAAATTTCCCAAGGTTCGGGAGCCTTTGTCGATATCAACATCGGACCCAAAGCGAAACTTTCCAGACGCGGTCTTTTTCCTATGATCGCTTGGAGAATCGACGGTAAGACTACGTACATGCTCGAAGGTTTCGTCGCAACCGCGGGAACTCTCATCGATTGGCTCGGTAAGGGAATCGGACTTTCCGATACTCCGAAAGTTTTGAACGAACTCGCGTCACAAGCCGAAGACACCGAAGGAATCGTTTTTATTCCGACTCCTACGGGCGCTCGTTTTCCGTATTTTAATCCTCGCGCCAAGGCGTCGGTGATCGGACTTTCTTTGGCGAGTCATAGAAGACATGTCGCAAGAGCGGTCTTGGAAGGAATTTCCTTAAGCCTCTATGAAATTTTGGAAGGAATTCAACGCGATACGAAGGTGAAGATCAAGGAGATTAAAGTGGACGGAGGCGTATCTCAGTCCGATATCCTTCTTCAGTGTTTATCAGATTTTTCTAATGTAAGAGTGGATCGCGCGCCCGAGCCGGATATGACGGCAACCGGAGCCGCTTATCTTGCGGGGCTTTCGATCGGTTTTTGGAAGAATTTAGAGGAACTGAAAGGTCTTCAAAAAGGTTATAAGTCGTTCGAGCCGAAGATGGATCCTGCAAAAAGAACGCAGAAAATTCAAAGATGGAAGAAGGCGGTCGCGGCGACTCTTTCGATCGAGTAA
- a CDS encoding alpha/beta hydrolase, translating to MIAILKNRRSPFYLATTFLILLLFALFASTLAFIFTGVLILILLIHPLLLNWIGKLYGQEDIADEVHFAKTKDGWNLALHRHIPPQPNRQLAPVLVVHGIATNKFVVDLDRRHSLPYYLKLRGYEVYAVSLRGCGRSYHESPTRYEDFTFDDIVKYDVPAMIEKVKKISGSDRISYVGHSMGAMILYSHFCMSEHKKDTKDIAAFVSLGGPGNLNHIGITLIGLLSRFPRARKMLDLKFGASILAPLAGELYTPIDEILYNPKVTSSKTVKKIMKNAIENISDGVTEQFMNWIETKRMHSLNGFYDYVELQKNISVPSLFIAGEKDVIATPDAVRSVYENASSKKKEFRVISKANGSSDDYGHACLVMGDRAEDDVFQYVESFLKKHGLRTQPGIAAKIKEGILSTFSRFRR from the coding sequence GTGATCGCCATTCTCAAGAATCGTAGAAGTCCTTTCTACTTAGCGACTACGTTTTTAATCCTTTTACTCTTCGCGTTGTTCGCTTCCACGCTCGCATTCATTTTCACCGGAGTTTTGATCTTAATTCTTCTGATCCATCCGCTTCTTCTAAACTGGATCGGAAAATTATACGGACAAGAAGACATCGCCGACGAGGTTCATTTCGCAAAAACAAAAGACGGATGGAACCTCGCGCTTCACAGACATATTCCTCCGCAACCGAATCGTCAACTGGCGCCTGTGTTGGTCGTTCACGGAATCGCGACGAATAAGTTCGTAGTCGATCTGGATCGAAGACATTCTCTTCCGTATTATCTGAAACTCAGAGGATACGAGGTGTATGCGGTTTCTCTGAGAGGATGTGGACGTTCTTATCACGAAAGTCCGACGCGTTACGAGGATTTTACGTTCGACGATATCGTGAAATACGACGTTCCCGCGATGATCGAGAAGGTGAAAAAAATCTCCGGCTCCGATCGAATTTCCTACGTGGGACATTCCATGGGAGCGATGATTCTATATTCTCATTTTTGCATGTCCGAACACAAAAAGGATACAAAGGACATCGCCGCCTTCGTATCGTTAGGCGGTCCGGGAAACCTGAATCATATCGGGATCACTTTGATCGGTCTTCTTTCGCGGTTTCCCCGCGCGAGAAAGATGTTGGATTTGAAATTCGGAGCTTCGATTTTGGCGCCGCTTGCGGGAGAATTGTATACGCCGATCGACGAAATTCTTTACAACCCGAAGGTGACTTCTTCCAAAACGGTGAAGAAGATCATGAAGAACGCGATCGAGAATATTTCGGACGGGGTCACCGAACAGTTTATGAACTGGATCGAAACCAAACGGATGCATTCTCTCAACGGCTTTTACGATTACGTGGAACTTCAAAAAAATATTTCGGTTCCTTCCTTGTTTATCGCGGGTGAAAAGGATGTGATCGCAACTCCCGATGCGGTTCGTTCCGTTTATGAAAACGCAAGTTCTAAGAAGAAAGAATTCAGAGTGATCTCCAAGGCCAACGGTTCCTCGGACGATTACGGTCACGCTTGTCTTGTGATGGGGGACCGGGCCGAAGACGACGTCTTTCAATACGTGGAATCCTTTTTGAAAAAACACGGACTTCGCACTCAACCCGGAATCGCGGCCAAGATTAAGGAAGGAATTCTTTCCACGTTTTCCCGATTTCGCAGATAG
- a CDS encoding SpoIIE family protein phosphatase: MIDIKFGQRKVVSFRGSHKVVGGLTEKNKIDILLYISKEFSSVDKHEELYESVINICKDIFECDNTTLRIWEKGLLVPVRYLMETTPPRRSVSENEGYSGHTFKTKSSLLVQNLAYHPEYIDEGESTLSVMCVPILYKDEVLGTIAVESEHSFFYIEDDIEILEALAAQLALALTSVRLIEGLVEANQREASILKQLEFDMKMGRNVQSQIINTNISPWNGIHFGTYYEPMTEVSGDYFDVVRHGNAITVIIADVSGHGIPAALVTMSIHYQFRRCTSLGLGLTETLTELGESIRPQLPDGTYFTAFILRIYGDYSYSYVNGAHQKLIHFRNDTGVIDELDSNGVPMGIFEVSRSNFEEKHGRINPGDILILTSDGIVEQKNPERQELGNARFLDWVRQEKKTLEEQRDRIYVADLVDSLISRFKRYKGEARNGDDISIMALQCNPLLNKAKSMMNVAKTAAREKNDSLAYDKALDVYSLDDSIKDSLLLLGRMYYRDRNFPKAIQFLDKFVKTSGEDSAYIHYLIGRAYYETDNINEAKRSLKRSLAIDHTYSKASLRLARCYLKENQSPKAIKVLQQGIKSAPTNEYLKISLKKLEDLMRKKDDSSPDGEEDAKLAV, from the coding sequence ATGATAGATATAAAATTTGGTCAACGTAAGGTAGTCAGTTTTCGGGGAAGTCATAAGGTCGTCGGGGGCCTAACGGAAAAGAATAAGATCGATATTCTTCTCTACATCAGTAAAGAATTTTCTTCGGTGGATAAACACGAAGAACTTTACGAATCCGTAATCAACATTTGTAAGGACATCTTCGAGTGCGATAATACGACATTGAGAATCTGGGAGAAGGGGCTTCTCGTTCCGGTTCGTTATCTTATGGAAACGACTCCTCCGAGAAGAAGCGTTTCGGAAAACGAAGGTTATTCCGGTCACACGTTTAAAACGAAGTCCTCTTTGCTCGTTCAAAATCTCGCGTATCATCCCGAATACATCGACGAGGGAGAATCCACTCTTTCCGTTATGTGTGTTCCCATTCTTTACAAGGACGAGGTTCTCGGTACGATCGCGGTCGAATCCGAACACAGCTTTTTTTACATCGAAGACGATATCGAAATTCTCGAGGCGCTCGCGGCGCAACTCGCGTTGGCTTTGACCTCGGTTCGTTTGATCGAAGGTCTTGTGGAAGCGAACCAACGCGAAGCGTCGATTCTCAAACAACTCGAGTTCGATATGAAGATGGGTCGTAACGTTCAAAGTCAGATCATCAACACGAACATTTCTCCTTGGAACGGAATTCATTTCGGAACCTACTACGAACCGATGACCGAGGTTTCAGGGGATTACTTCGACGTTGTGCGTCACGGGAACGCCATCACGGTCATCATCGCGGACGTTTCCGGTCACGGGATTCCCGCGGCTCTGGTTACAATGTCGATTCATTATCAATTCAGACGATGTACTTCTCTCGGTTTGGGTCTTACCGAAACGTTAACCGAACTCGGCGAATCGATTCGTCCTCAACTTCCGGACGGAACGTATTTCACCGCGTTTATCCTGAGAATCTACGGAGACTATTCATATTCTTACGTGAACGGTGCGCATCAAAAACTGATTCATTTTAGAAACGATACCGGTGTGATCGACGAACTCGATTCCAACGGAGTTCCCATGGGAATTTTCGAAGTCAGCAGAAGCAACTTCGAAGAAAAACACGGACGTATCAATCCCGGCGATATTCTCATTCTTACCTCGGACGGAATCGTGGAACAAAAAAATCCGGAACGCCAAGAACTCGGCAACGCGCGCTTTTTGGATTGGGTTCGTCAGGAGAAAAAAACTCTCGAAGAGCAAAGAGATCGTATCTACGTCGCTGATCTTGTGGATTCTTTGATCTCCCGTTTCAAACGGTATAAAGGAGAAGCGAGAAACGGAGACGATATCTCCATCATGGCTCTTCAGTGTAATCCGCTTTTGAACAAGGCCAAATCGATGATGAACGTCGCCAAAACCGCGGCCCGCGAAAAGAACGATTCTCTCGCGTATGATAAGGCCTTGGACGTTTATTCTTTGGACGATTCGATCAAGGACAGCCTTCTTCTTTTGGGAAGAATGTATTACAGAGATCGTAACTTTCCGAAGGCGATTCAGTTCCTCGATAAGTTCGTAAAAACATCGGGAGAAGATTCGGCTTACATCCATTATCTGATCGGAAGAGCTTACTACGAAACGGATAATATCAACGAAGCGAAACGTTCTCTCAAACGTTCTCTTGCGATCGATCACACGTATTCAAAGGCGAGCCTTCGTCTTGCAAGATGTTATCTCAAGGAAAACCAAAGTCCGAAGGCGATCAAGGTTCTTCAGCAAGGAATCAAGAGCGCACCTACGAACGAATATCTAAAGATCTCTCTCAAGAAACTGGAAGATCTTATGCGTAAGAAAGACGATTCTTCTCCGGACGGAGAGGAAGATGCGAAATTAGCCGTTTAA